From Mucilaginibacter rubeus, a single genomic window includes:
- the glyA gene encoding serine hydroxymethyltransferase codes for MKRDKLIFKLLDEEQQRQEEGIELIASENFVSRQVMEAAGSVATNKYAEGLPGKRYYGGCQVVDEIETIAIERAKQLFNAEWVNVQPHSGAQANAAVMLAVLQPGDKILGFDLSHGGHLTHGSPVNFSGKLYEPHFYGVNKETGLVDYDQLKEVALREKPKLIIAGASAYSRDWDYEFIRKVADEVGALVLADISHPAGLIARGLLTDPLPHCHIVTTTTHKTLRGPRGGLIMMGKDFENPWGHKTPKGEIRMMSSLLDMAVFPGTQGGPLEHIIAAKAVAFGEALSENYMKYIVQVKKNADAMAEAFVKLGYQIISGGTDNHLMLIDLRNKNITGKAAENALVTADITVNKNMVPYDDKSPFVTSGIRVGTAAITTRGMKEKHMEHIVELIDAVISDPENEHSIKKIRKRVHKLMYDFPLYRDKDSE; via the coding sequence ATGAAAAGAGACAAACTGATATTTAAGCTATTGGATGAAGAGCAACAACGCCAGGAAGAGGGCATTGAGCTTATTGCATCTGAGAATTTTGTAAGCAGGCAGGTTATGGAAGCTGCAGGTTCTGTTGCAACCAACAAATATGCCGAAGGTTTACCGGGCAAGCGCTATTATGGCGGCTGTCAGGTGGTTGACGAAATTGAAACCATAGCTATCGAGCGCGCTAAGCAATTGTTTAATGCCGAGTGGGTTAACGTACAGCCACACTCTGGTGCACAGGCAAACGCGGCAGTTATGCTTGCGGTATTGCAGCCGGGCGATAAAATATTAGGTTTCGACCTTTCTCATGGTGGTCACTTAACACATGGTTCACCTGTTAACTTTTCGGGTAAATTATATGAGCCTCATTTTTATGGGGTTAACAAAGAAACAGGTTTGGTTGACTATGACCAGCTGAAAGAAGTTGCCCTGCGCGAAAAACCAAAATTGATCATCGCCGGTGCTTCTGCATACTCACGCGATTGGGATTATGAGTTTATCCGTAAGGTAGCTGATGAAGTTGGAGCTTTGGTACTGGCCGATATTTCACACCCTGCCGGTTTAATTGCACGTGGTTTGTTAACAGATCCGCTTCCGCATTGCCATATTGTTACTACTACCACCCACAAAACATTACGTGGCCCACGCGGTGGCTTGATTATGATGGGTAAAGATTTTGAAAATCCATGGGGCCATAAAACACCAAAAGGCGAAATCAGGATGATGTCGTCATTATTGGATATGGCTGTGTTCCCGGGTACACAGGGTGGTCCGCTTGAGCACATTATTGCTGCTAAAGCCGTTGCTTTTGGCGAAGCTTTGAGCGAAAACTACATGAAATACATTGTACAGGTTAAAAAGAATGCCGATGCTATGGCCGAGGCATTTGTGAAACTGGGCTACCAGATCATTTCTGGCGGTACCGATAACCACTTAATGCTTATCGACCTGCGTAATAAAAACATCACCGGCAAAGCAGCAGAAAATGCTTTGGTAACTGCTGATATCACCGTGAACAAAAACATGGTGCCTTACGATGATAAATCACCATTTGTAACTTCAGGTATCCGTGTGGGTACTGCCGCTATTACAACCCGTGGCATGAAGGAAAAGCACATGGAGCACATTGTTGAATTGATAGATGCTGTAATTTCTGATCCTGAAAATGAACATTCTATCAAAAAAATCCGTAAAAGGGTTCACAAGTTAATGTACGATTTTCCGTTGTACAGAGATAAGGACTCAGAATAA
- a CDS encoding flavodoxin: MKKVCFALILIALCSISACSNAQSISTKKVLIVYLSRTNNTKAIANIIHDEVGGKLVALELERPYPENYQAIVQQVAKENETGYLPALKTKIDSIDQYDVVFVGFLTWGMKLPPPVKSFLKQYDLSGKTIVPFNTNAGYGIGSTFETVKELCPKSKVSDGFTTKGGIERDGVYFVIQGEKEKQVREEVKAWLRKIKIQN; this comes from the coding sequence ATGAAAAAAGTGTGTTTTGCTTTGATTTTAATTGCGCTCTGCAGTATTTCTGCCTGTTCTAACGCGCAATCTATATCAACAAAAAAAGTGCTGATTGTATACCTGTCCCGCACCAATAACACAAAGGCCATAGCCAATATAATCCACGATGAGGTTGGGGGAAAACTGGTAGCATTGGAGTTGGAAAGGCCGTACCCGGAAAACTACCAGGCCATTGTTCAGCAGGTTGCCAAAGAAAATGAAACCGGCTACCTGCCGGCATTAAAAACAAAGATCGATAGTATCGATCAGTATGATGTGGTGTTCGTTGGCTTTCTTACCTGGGGAATGAAACTGCCGCCTCCTGTAAAAAGCTTCCTGAAGCAATATGACCTGAGCGGAAAAACAATCGTTCCATTTAATACCAATGCCGGTTACGGCATTGGCAGCACTTTTGAAACGGTAAAAGAACTGTGCCCCAAAAGCAAGGTATCAGATGGCTTTACCACCAAAGGCGGCATTGAACGCGACGGCGTTTATTTTGTTATACAGGGCGAAAAGGAAAAACAGGTACGTGAGGAGGTTAAAGCCTGGTTGAGGAAAATAAAAATCCAGAATTAA
- a CDS encoding nuclear transport factor 2 family protein: MRVSIITLFLLIAGVRLAGAQTQSTSPAPTKAEQEIINLSKAKWTWMADKNVDSLNVLFDEKAVFVHMGGSWGKPQEINVIKSGGIWYKKADVYSTSVNIFGGTAILLNDIDLLAVVGGNEVVHAFMVTEVYVKENGKWKMGSLTFSQLLRPVKMEVPGKK; encoded by the coding sequence ATGAGAGTATCAATTATCACATTATTCCTGTTAATTGCCGGGGTGCGGTTAGCCGGTGCGCAAACGCAAAGTACATCACCTGCACCTACAAAAGCAGAGCAGGAGATCATTAACCTGTCTAAAGCCAAGTGGACATGGATGGCCGACAAAAATGTTGATTCGCTAAATGTGCTGTTTGATGAAAAAGCTGTGTTTGTTCATATGGGCGGAAGCTGGGGGAAACCACAGGAGATCAATGTAATCAAATCAGGAGGGATCTGGTATAAAAAGGCAGACGTCTATTCCACTTCAGTAAATATTTTTGGTGGCACGGCCATCCTGTTAAATGATATCGACTTGCTGGCGGTAGTAGGCGGAAACGAAGTTGTACATGCTTTCATGGTAACAGAGGTATACGTTAAAGAAAACGGTAAATGGAAGATGGGGTCACTCACCTTTTCGCAATTGTTGAGGCCGGTTAAGATGGAAGTGCCGGGCAAGAAATAA
- a CDS encoding cupin domain-containing protein — MKKVLYVMMLLGVVTSNRVMAQTAAIFTKGELSKTNNHTGDVWLRELNKADSVIDCNVATATFAPGAKLDWHIHPAGQILMITEGTGYYQEKGKPIQVVHKGDVIKCVPGVAHWHGASPESAFTYIAVSTNGATNKTQWLQRVTDAEYNSAK, encoded by the coding sequence ATGAAAAAAGTTTTGTATGTAATGATGTTGTTGGGAGTTGTTACTTCTAACCGCGTGATGGCCCAAACGGCCGCCATCTTCACAAAAGGCGAATTGTCTAAAACCAATAATCATACGGGGGATGTGTGGCTTCGGGAATTAAATAAGGCTGATAGTGTAATTGATTGCAATGTAGCTACCGCGACGTTTGCACCGGGTGCTAAACTCGACTGGCATATCCACCCGGCAGGGCAAATTCTGATGATTACAGAAGGAACAGGTTATTACCAGGAAAAGGGAAAGCCAATTCAGGTGGTTCATAAAGGGGATGTGATTAAATGTGTTCCCGGTGTAGCCCACTGGCACGGCGCATCGCCTGAATCAGCCTTCACGTACATTGCGGTTAGCACCAATGGGGCAACAAATAAAACCCAATGGCTGCAAAGGGTAACCGACGCGGAATATAACAGCGCGAAATAG
- a CDS encoding aldo/keto reductase: MQKVKLNNGVEMPILGFGVFQVTDLAECERSVSDAIETGYRLIDTAESYMNEEAVGRAIKASGIAREELFITTKLWIQRDGYAGAKKAFESSLKKLQLDYLDLYLMHQPYGDVYGEWRAMEDLYKEGKVRAIGVSNFHPDRLIDLIVHNEIVPAVNQVETHPFHQQNEAQQFMIDNRVQIESWGPFAEGKNNIFHNELLQSIAGKYNKSIAQVILRWLTQRGVVAIPKSVRKERMEENINIFDFELSAEDMDAIKALDTKTSSFFDHRDPAMVKWLGERKLNN; this comes from the coding sequence ATGCAAAAAGTTAAATTAAATAATGGTGTCGAAATGCCAATTCTCGGATTTGGTGTATTCCAGGTAACGGATCTGGCGGAGTGTGAAAGAAGTGTAAGCGATGCCATAGAAACAGGCTATCGTTTGATTGATACCGCGGAGTCTTACATGAACGAAGAAGCTGTGGGCCGGGCTATCAAAGCAAGCGGTATAGCCAGGGAAGAATTATTTATTACCACTAAGCTTTGGATCCAGCGGGACGGTTATGCAGGGGCAAAAAAGGCTTTTGAAAGTTCATTGAAAAAGCTGCAGTTAGATTACCTGGACCTATACCTGATGCATCAGCCGTATGGCGATGTGTACGGCGAATGGCGGGCTATGGAAGATTTATATAAAGAAGGCAAAGTAAGAGCTATAGGTGTGAGTAATTTCCACCCCGACAGGTTGATTGACCTTATCGTCCATAACGAGATTGTTCCGGCTGTAAACCAGGTTGAAACACACCCTTTTCATCAGCAAAATGAAGCGCAGCAGTTCATGATTGATAACAGGGTACAAATAGAATCGTGGGGCCCATTTGCCGAGGGCAAGAACAATATTTTCCATAACGAATTGCTGCAATCTATTGCCGGGAAGTACAATAAATCAATAGCTCAGGTTATCCTTCGCTGGCTTACGCAAAGGGGAGTTGTGGCCATTCCCAAGTCGGTACGCAAAGAGCGAATGGAAGAGAATATCAACATCTTCGATTTTGAACTGAGCGCCGAAGATATGGATGCTATTAAAGCATTGGATACTAAAACAAGCAGCTTTTTTGACCATCGCGATCCGGCAATGGTGAAATGGCTTGGAGAAAGAAAATTGAATAATTAA
- a CDS encoding helix-turn-helix domain-containing protein translates to MDSMRRFNTISEYNAFNNNETKHPLVSVVDLSKADPRQGSKMYFGFYIIFLKDVKCGDMVYGRNTYDYQEGTLVLLAPGQVAGINSNGESYQPKGNALAFHPDLIHGTSLGKRIHGYSFFGYQSNEALHLSERERNIVLDCFSKIDYELERGVDKHSKHLIIANIELLLDYSTRFYDRQFITRDHVHQGILAKFENLLNDYFGSDKPQTIGLPAVAWCAEQLNLSANYFGDLVKKETGKTAQEYIQAKLIDMAKEKIFDGNKTINQVAYELGFKYPQHFARLFKKRVGHTPQEYRSLN, encoded by the coding sequence ATGGATAGCATGCGCCGTTTCAATACAATAAGTGAGTATAATGCATTTAACAACAACGAAACCAAACACCCATTGGTAAGTGTTGTCGATCTGTCCAAAGCCGATCCAAGGCAGGGCTCCAAAATGTATTTCGGCTTTTACATTATCTTTTTAAAAGATGTTAAATGCGGCGATATGGTGTATGGCAGAAACACCTATGATTACCAGGAAGGAACATTGGTTTTACTTGCACCGGGGCAGGTAGCCGGTATAAACAGCAATGGCGAATCCTATCAGCCAAAAGGTAATGCCCTGGCCTTCCACCCCGACCTCATACATGGCACTTCGCTCGGCAAACGAATCCACGGATACAGCTTTTTCGGTTACCAGTCGAACGAGGCATTGCACCTGTCCGAACGTGAACGGAACATCGTTTTAGATTGTTTTTCCAAAATAGATTATGAGCTGGAGCGGGGCGTAGATAAGCATAGCAAACACCTGATTATTGCCAATATTGAATTGCTTTTGGATTACAGCACCCGTTTTTACGATCGCCAGTTCATCACTCGCGATCATGTGCATCAAGGCATTTTAGCAAAGTTCGAAAACCTGTTGAACGATTATTTTGGATCAGACAAGCCGCAAACTATTGGTTTACCTGCCGTTGCCTGGTGTGCAGAGCAACTGAACCTTTCGGCAAACTACTTTGGCGATCTGGTTAAAAAAGAAACAGGGAAAACTGCCCAGGAATATATCCAGGCTAAACTGATTGACATGGCAAAGGAGAAAATCTTTGACGGAAATAAAACCATCAACCAGGTGGCTTATGAATTAGGATTTAAATACCCACAACACTTTGCCCGCCTGTTTAAAAAAAGAGTAGGCCATACACCACAGGAGTACCGGTCATTAAATTAA
- a CDS encoding segregation and condensation protein A, translated as MTDDSFAIRLPQFEGPFDLLLFFIERDELDIHDVPIAKIADDFLSYLHQMTSLNMEIASEFIFVAATLMRIKAKMLLPRYGTEEAGDDPDTKENLIRKLIEYKKFKEVCEEIRPMEDERFKQEKRGNIKLDLEQVEKVAVPGEELSELTLYRLMVVYERMLRNFTRRSEEVKHTVVQYPYTIEKQKKAVADLLRINKMLDFKAIAKESENKVHFVYNFLAVLEMLQQDLIDIQIGLGYNNFWISPKGELEAEG; from the coding sequence ATGACCGACGATAGTTTTGCCATTAGGTTACCCCAGTTTGAAGGCCCGTTTGACCTGCTGCTGTTTTTCATTGAGCGTGATGAACTGGATATTCACGATGTCCCTATCGCAAAAATTGCCGATGATTTTCTGAGCTACCTGCACCAGATGACGAGCCTTAATATGGAAATTGCCAGCGAGTTTATTTTCGTTGCGGCAACGCTTATGCGTATCAAGGCCAAAATGTTATTGCCGCGTTACGGTACCGAAGAAGCGGGCGATGATCCGGATACCAAAGAAAACCTGATCAGGAAGCTCATCGAATACAAAAAGTTCAAGGAGGTTTGTGAAGAGATAAGGCCCATGGAAGATGAGCGCTTTAAACAGGAAAAGCGCGGTAACATTAAGCTTGACCTGGAGCAGGTTGAAAAAGTAGCTGTTCCCGGCGAAGAACTATCTGAACTAACCCTTTACCGCCTGATGGTGGTTTATGAGCGGATGCTCCGCAATTTCACCCGCCGCAGCGAAGAGGTGAAACATACGGTAGTACAGTATCCCTATACCATCGAAAAGCAAAAAAAGGCGGTTGCCGATCTGCTCCGGATCAATAAAATGCTCGACTTTAAGGCCATCGCCAAAGAGTCTGAAAACAAGGTGCATTTTGTATACAACTTTTTAGCAGTGCTTGAAATGCTGCAGCAGGATTTGATAGACATTCAGATAGGATTAGGGTATAATAATTTCTGGATTTCACCTAAAGGCGAGCTGGAAGCAGAAGGCTAA
- the dxs gene encoding 1-deoxy-D-xylulose-5-phosphate synthase yields MQVPAGNLLQKINYPSDLKLLNENELEQVCKELRQYIIDVVSVNGGHFAASLGVVELTVALQYVLNTPYDQLVWDVGHQAYGHKILTGRRDEFHTNRIHGGISGFPKRSESEYDTFGVGHSSTSISAALGMAVASQYKGETDRQHVAVIGDGAMTAGMAFEALNHAGIENSNLLVILNDNNMAIDPNVGALKEYLTDIAISKPYNRFRDDIAHVLAKLSSIGPDAFKIAQKLEKSIKGTLLKRSNFFEALKFRYFGPIDGHDVNHLIKVLKDLRDIPGPKLLHCITVKGKGYALAEKDQTKWHAPGLFDKITGEIKKTKYDKPQPPKFQDVFGHTIIELAEQNPKIMGITPAMPSGCSLNLMMKAMPNRAFDVGIAEQHAVTFSAGLATQGLVPFCNIYSSFMQRAYDQVIHDVAIQKLNVIFCLDRAGFAGADGATHHGAYDMAYMRCIPNMVVSAPMNEEELRNLMFTAQQENMGPFVIRYPRGNGVMVDWQRPFKAIPVGKGRKVCDGDDVAILSIGAIGNEVVKAITELNAEGYNPAHYDLRFVKPLDEALLHDVFSKFNKVITVEDGCIEGGAGSAVLEFMADNGYTNIQVKRLGIPDTFIEHGDQPELWADCGFNANGIAEQVRNMAEKRSMNTIAS; encoded by the coding sequence ATGCAGGTACCGGCCGGGAATTTATTACAAAAAATAAATTATCCATCTGATTTAAAGCTACTTAACGAAAATGAGCTTGAACAGGTATGCAAAGAACTACGCCAGTATATTATTGACGTGGTATCCGTTAATGGCGGGCACTTTGCCGCCAGCCTGGGTGTAGTTGAACTTACGGTAGCGCTACAATATGTGCTTAATACCCCTTACGACCAGTTGGTTTGGGACGTTGGCCACCAGGCTTACGGCCATAAAATACTTACGGGCCGCCGGGATGAGTTTCATACAAACCGTATTCACGGTGGTATCAGCGGTTTCCCAAAACGTTCGGAAAGTGAATATGATACATTTGGTGTAGGACACTCATCAACGTCAATATCTGCGGCGCTCGGTATGGCTGTCGCATCTCAATACAAAGGCGAAACCGACAGGCAGCACGTAGCTGTAATTGGCGATGGCGCTATGACCGCGGGTATGGCTTTTGAAGCCCTTAACCACGCAGGTATCGAGAATTCAAACTTACTGGTGATACTGAACGATAATAACATGGCCATCGACCCTAACGTTGGTGCCTTGAAAGAATATCTGACAGACATCGCTATCTCAAAGCCATACAACCGCTTCAGAGACGATATTGCGCATGTATTGGCCAAACTATCATCTATTGGCCCTGATGCGTTTAAAATCGCCCAAAAGCTTGAAAAAAGCATTAAAGGCACCCTGCTTAAACGCAGTAACTTTTTTGAAGCACTTAAGTTCAGGTATTTTGGCCCCATCGATGGGCACGATGTAAACCACCTGATAAAAGTATTGAAAGACCTGCGCGATATTCCAGGGCCAAAACTGCTGCATTGTATCACGGTAAAAGGTAAAGGTTATGCCCTTGCCGAAAAAGACCAGACCAAATGGCACGCTCCCGGTTTGTTTGATAAAATTACCGGCGAAATCAAGAAAACTAAATACGACAAGCCTCAACCTCCTAAATTCCAGGATGTGTTTGGGCATACCATAATTGAACTGGCAGAGCAAAACCCAAAGATCATGGGGATCACTCCGGCCATGCCTTCAGGTTGTTCATTAAACCTTATGATGAAGGCCATGCCAAACCGCGCGTTTGACGTGGGCATTGCCGAGCAGCATGCCGTAACTTTCTCAGCGGGTTTAGCCACCCAGGGGCTTGTTCCGTTCTGTAACATTTACTCCAGCTTTATGCAGCGGGCTTATGACCAGGTGATCCATGACGTGGCAATACAAAAGCTCAACGTTATATTTTGTCTTGACCGCGCCGGTTTTGCCGGGGCTGATGGCGCTACACACCACGGAGCTTATGACATGGCATACATGCGCTGCATACCAAACATGGTAGTTTCTGCCCCAATGAACGAAGAAGAACTTCGTAACCTGATGTTCACTGCCCAGCAGGAAAACATGGGGCCATTCGTGATCAGGTACCCTCGTGGCAACGGTGTTATGGTTGATTGGCAGCGTCCGTTCAAAGCCATCCCGGTAGGCAAAGGCCGTAAGGTTTGCGATGGCGACGATGTAGCAATCCTATCTATCGGCGCTATCGGTAATGAAGTGGTTAAAGCTATTACCGAACTTAATGCCGAAGGTTATAACCCGGCCCATTACGATCTCCGGTTTGTAAAACCGCTTGACGAAGCTTTATTGCATGATGTATTCAGCAAGTTTAATAAAGTAATTACTGTTGAAGACGGCTGTATTGAAGGCGGTGCAGGTAGCGCGGTGCTTGAATTTATGGCAGATAATGGTTACACCAATATTCAGGTGAAACGCCTGGGCATTCCCGATACTTTCATTGAACATGGCGACCAGCCCGAGCTTTGGGCCGATTGTGGTTTTAATGCCAACGGGATAGCTGAGCAGGTACGTAACATGGCCGAAAAAAGAAGCATGAATACTATTGCGTCGTAA
- a CDS encoding glycosyl hydrolase family 28-related protein codes for MTTIANYAALRSYVYSAGNESVFVQGRAATGDGGQGIFFWDSGNTLTDNDGFIIKVSSVTTGRWKRVYDDYISVAWFGAIGDVKTVTGTIVATGTGATPTKLTCTGSNFTSADVGKKITINGAAAPVNILNEFGSDDIPQALSTTIVTVNSATEVILQDAAATNVTASEVNYGSDNITVLQSAINAVAAIGGGSVFFPAGKYAISGKLQIKNYTHILGESKYNSIIYAISDNFTLIEWDYMAALPAPGNISVKNICLWGYADRFTYQNVPATATVVRCYLMKLSNYQFVEIDNCYGKWSREMGFALSGGTVTITNNILENILRDGINAGDAQKVIMTGNRGRFIEDDFLAVDCSGMSNGSDPTGAVDNIAIVCDNETFGSQGITVGGARNAIIANNNLSFIKGRAIRCSVETASGGQIESLNVVIANNNIKDVLKLCTPELNYGVVDGHNTYPNENSTPRYIPGASADGIELGFTIMKSTSLSNNVYPGTFSTLLKQYVKPEIFWNLEGVNLAHGQSRGVIVAHNSIMQSFSGLTKISDAYGYGLWTRKGNTDVLGYQGTICMANGGSQQNAYYKSYGITVGGPNKGLKIINNYIYGFQRSIYFDPQYWREDITISDNTIERTLEGIFLDVNVSSPAQYPVDMNITGNSFDPDPYLEATDRADTTSAGGTGIADANIVAGTTLLTTTTSTPFSSSDVGKIVQITGAGFLGLLNGPTADPLVAQIVAYNANNSVTLSTPAMTTVNGQTLTKFGMLTGGWANDTGTFYHAVFALYAVGLKVTNNNFKNTKDIVEVNTYTQAFVYSNNYYCDPVSQYGIKTLTNITSNRVFWIDSTPGNFSDQLLAIKNTDLQEAAAQPTSGYFIKNQIVRNTNPVIDANGFILYGWLRLTTGSDPADWQPMYISTTSLKGAIFNQTATTQTAAFKISGAGTILGGLTVGTGLNPSVDNGYNFGGQTLRWRQIWGGFGHIGDPNALDNSAMFQIDSGTRGFLPVRMNKAQRLNVTSPADGLLIYQTDDLSGLYEYNAATSAWRRIYQNVPAIKAVTASGTGSATVISIPHSLGTTPSWFTAVATNGAAGNIGYITADSTNININYAVAPVAGTNNLAYNISFIA; via the coding sequence ATGACAACAATTGCTAACTATGCAGCCTTGCGTAGCTATGTCTACAGCGCGGGCAATGAATCAGTATTTGTACAAGGAAGAGCAGCGACCGGAGACGGCGGCCAGGGAATATTTTTCTGGGACTCGGGTAATACCTTGACAGACAATGACGGTTTTATCATCAAGGTGAGTTCTGTTACTACCGGCAGATGGAAACGTGTTTATGATGATTATATCAGCGTGGCCTGGTTTGGTGCTATAGGTGACGTTAAAACTGTAACAGGGACAATAGTTGCAACAGGCACCGGTGCCACCCCGACCAAACTTACATGTACCGGATCAAATTTTACATCGGCAGATGTTGGTAAAAAGATAACAATTAACGGCGCCGCTGCCCCGGTGAATATACTTAACGAATTCGGTTCAGACGATATTCCGCAAGCACTTTCAACCACTATTGTAACTGTAAATTCGGCAACAGAAGTAATATTACAAGATGCGGCCGCTACCAACGTAACAGCCAGTGAGGTAAATTATGGTAGTGATAATATTACTGTACTTCAAAGTGCCATCAATGCAGTGGCTGCGATAGGCGGTGGGAGTGTGTTTTTTCCTGCGGGTAAATATGCGATATCAGGAAAATTGCAGATCAAAAATTACACTCACATCTTGGGCGAAAGTAAATACAACAGTATCATTTATGCAATTTCAGACAATTTCACACTGATTGAATGGGATTACATGGCTGCCTTGCCGGCACCGGGAAATATATCCGTTAAAAATATATGCCTTTGGGGCTACGCCGACAGGTTTACATATCAAAATGTGCCTGCTACAGCTACAGTAGTTAGATGCTATCTGATGAAATTGAGTAACTACCAATTTGTCGAAATAGATAATTGCTATGGCAAGTGGTCACGGGAAATGGGCTTCGCGCTAAGTGGTGGCACAGTTACTATTACTAACAATATTCTTGAGAATATATTAAGGGATGGTATAAATGCAGGTGATGCACAAAAGGTTATTATGACCGGGAACAGGGGGAGGTTTATTGAAGATGATTTCCTTGCAGTAGATTGTTCAGGAATGTCAAATGGGTCGGATCCAACAGGGGCTGTGGATAATATAGCTATTGTATGTGATAATGAAACGTTCGGTTCGCAGGGTATAACTGTTGGCGGAGCCAGAAATGCTATAATCGCAAATAATAATCTGTCCTTTATAAAAGGTCGGGCTATCAGATGTTCGGTGGAAACTGCCTCGGGCGGCCAGATTGAATCATTAAATGTGGTAATAGCTAACAATAACATAAAAGATGTGCTAAAGCTGTGTACACCGGAGTTGAATTATGGTGTTGTAGATGGCCATAATACATACCCTAACGAGAATAGTACGCCAAGATATATTCCGGGTGCATCGGCAGATGGTATTGAGTTAGGATTTACGATAATGAAATCAACTTCATTAAGCAATAATGTATATCCTGGTACCTTTAGCACTTTGCTTAAACAATACGTAAAACCTGAGATTTTTTGGAATCTTGAAGGGGTTAATCTGGCTCATGGACAAAGTAGGGGGGTAATTGTGGCTCACAATTCTATTATGCAATCGTTTAGTGGATTAACTAAAATATCAGATGCTTATGGCTATGGTTTGTGGACAAGAAAAGGTAACACTGACGTTTTAGGATACCAGGGAACTATTTGTATGGCTAACGGAGGTTCGCAGCAAAATGCTTATTATAAATCATATGGCATCACTGTGGGCGGGCCTAATAAAGGATTAAAAATTATTAATAACTACATTTATGGTTTTCAGCGGAGTATTTACTTTGACCCTCAATACTGGAGAGAGGATATCACTATCAGCGATAATACCATAGAAAGGACACTGGAAGGTATTTTTCTGGATGTTAATGTTAGTTCTCCCGCGCAATATCCTGTTGACATGAATATCACCGGGAATAGTTTTGATCCTGATCCGTATTTAGAAGCCACAGATAGGGCCGATACCACTTCAGCAGGAGGTACCGGTATTGCTGATGCTAATATTGTTGCCGGGACTACACTATTGACCACTACCACATCTACGCCGTTTTCATCATCTGATGTAGGGAAAATTGTTCAGATTACGGGGGCGGGTTTTTTGGGGTTGTTAAACGGACCAACTGCCGATCCTTTAGTTGCTCAGATTGTTGCCTATAACGCCAATAACAGTGTTACTTTATCTACGCCCGCAATGACTACTGTTAATGGGCAAACGTTGACTAAATTTGGGATGCTAACCGGGGGGTGGGCAAATGATACCGGAACGTTTTATCATGCGGTTTTTGCACTATATGCAGTTGGCCTTAAGGTAACTAATAATAACTTTAAGAACACCAAGGATATTGTTGAGGTAAATACATATACCCAGGCATTTGTTTATTCAAATAATTACTACTGTGATCCGGTTAGCCAATATGGTATTAAAACGCTTACTAATATTACCTCAAATCGGGTTTTCTGGATAGACAGCACTCCCGGGAATTTTAGTGACCAATTACTTGCCATCAAAAATACCGATTTGCAAGAGGCGGCAGCGCAACCAACTTCGGGTTATTTTATCAAAAATCAGATAGTCAGGAACACTAACCCAGTTATTGATGCAAACGGATTTATCCTTTATGGCTGGCTGCGTTTAACAACAGGCTCTGACCCTGCAGACTGGCAGCCGATGTATATCTCAACTACCAGCTTAAAAGGCGCCATCTTTAATCAAACGGCAACAACGCAAACAGCTGCATTTAAAATTTCAGGTGCCGGAACAATACTTGGAGGGCTTACGGTTGGAACAGGCTTAAATCCGTCTGTTGATAATGGATATAACTTTGGGGGCCAGACTTTAAGGTGGCGACAAATTTGGGGCGGATTTGGGCATATCGGCGATCCGAATGCACTTGACAACTCAGCGATGTTCCAGATCGACTCGGGCACAAGGGGGTTCCTGCCGGTAAGAATGAACAAGGCTCAGCGTTTAAATGTAACCAGTCCTGCCGATGGTCTGTTGATCTATCAAACGGATGACCTATCCGGTTTGTATGAATACAATGCGGCTACATCAGCATGGAGGCGCATTTACCAAAATGTTCCTGCTATAAAAGCCGTAACAGCATCAGGAACGGGAAGCGCAACAGTTATCAGCATTCCTCATTCGTTAGGAACCACCCCAAGCTGGTTTACAGCGGTTGCTACGAACGGTGCAGCTGGTAATATCGGCTACATAACTGCGGATTCAACTAATATAAACATCAACTATGCTGTGGCACCCGTTGCGGGGACTAATAATTTAGCATATAATATATCTTTTATAGCCTGA